In Candidatus Methylomirabilota bacterium, a genomic segment contains:
- a CDS encoding adenylate/guanylate cyclase domain-containing protein, with translation MIRGALVGAALIVLAALAGALYQQWRRAAGLRLQLDAATLELQQLQVACSRLAPAGVVQRLVADGTTPSAEATAERKVATALFADLVGYTAMSERLEPAVLARVLNGYFQRMSDAIHQHRGHVSTFLGDGILAYFGAIQPNPWQCDDAVRAALAMRAALEAYNVELTAEGLPALALGVGIHRGPGLAGLIGARERMEYGFVGSTVNLAARVQGLTRVHQVDILVTEALRAELDPHFVLTPMPPETVKGIVEAVVTYAVKG, from the coding sequence GTGATTCGCGGGGCCCTGGTCGGGGCGGCGCTCATCGTGCTTGCCGCGCTTGCCGGGGCGCTCTACCAGCAATGGCGGCGGGCGGCGGGGCTCCGCCTCCAGCTCGACGCCGCCACCCTCGAGCTCCAGCAGCTCCAGGTCGCCTGCTCGCGGCTGGCGCCCGCCGGCGTGGTGCAGCGTCTCGTGGCCGACGGCACCACGCCGAGCGCGGAAGCCACCGCCGAGCGCAAGGTCGCCACCGCGCTGTTCGCCGACCTCGTGGGCTACACCGCCATGAGCGAGCGGCTGGAGCCCGCGGTGCTGGCCCGGGTTCTCAACGGTTACTTCCAGCGCATGAGCGATGCCATCCATCAGCACCGCGGGCATGTGTCCACCTTCCTCGGTGACGGCATCCTTGCCTACTTCGGCGCGATACAGCCGAATCCCTGGCAGTGCGACGACGCCGTGCGCGCGGCGCTCGCGATGCGGGCGGCGCTCGAGGCGTACAACGTCGAGCTGACCGCCGAGGGACTGCCCGCGCTCGCGCTCGGCGTCGGCATCCACCGCGGACCCGGGCTCGCGGGCCTGATCGGCGCGCGCGAGCGCATGGAGTACGGGTTCGTCGGTTCCACCGTGAACCTCGCCGCCCGTGTCCAGGGCCTGACCCGTGTCCATCAGGTGGACATCCTGGTCACCGAGGCGCTCCGCGCCGAGCTGGATCCGCACTTCGTCCTGACCCCCATGCCGCCGGAGACCGTGAAGGGTATCGTCGAGGCCGTCGTCACCTACGCCGTGAAGGGCTAA
- a CDS encoding SDR family oxidoreductase, with protein MKLEGKVAMVTGTSPNIGAGIAGGLADEGARIVCVDVSADNARECAAWIAGRGGQAVGVACDVSDEAQVQAAVARAREAYGGVDVLVNNAGILGGQSVLDMPVERWSRQLAVNLTGTFLCTKHVARLMVERGTRGSIIVIGSTAGHQGQPGNIGYCTSKSGLLNFTRAAAMDLARHGIRVNSLTPTATDVEEGLARAEAWGRPPAERRPRLLDFARMIPTGALPSPRHYARAAVFLASDDAEMITGMDLRVDAGAIAKYWPWVPSA; from the coding sequence GTGAAGCTCGAGGGCAAGGTCGCGATGGTGACGGGGACGAGCCCGAACATCGGCGCCGGCATCGCCGGCGGGCTCGCGGACGAGGGCGCCCGGATCGTGTGCGTGGACGTGAGCGCGGATAACGCGCGCGAGTGCGCGGCCTGGATTGCCGGCCGGGGGGGCCAGGCCGTCGGGGTGGCCTGCGACGTGTCGGACGAGGCGCAGGTGCAGGCCGCGGTGGCGCGGGCCCGCGAGGCCTACGGCGGAGTCGATGTCCTCGTGAACAATGCTGGTATCCTGGGCGGGCAGAGCGTGCTCGATATGCCCGTGGAGCGCTGGAGCCGGCAGCTCGCGGTCAATCTCACCGGCACCTTTCTCTGCACCAAGCACGTCGCTCGGCTCATGGTCGAGCGCGGGACACGGGGGAGCATCATCGTGATCGGCTCGACGGCCGGCCATCAGGGCCAGCCCGGCAACATCGGCTACTGCACGAGCAAGAGCGGGCTGCTGAACTTCACGCGGGCCGCCGCCATGGACCTGGCGCGGCACGGGATCCGCGTCAACAGCCTTACCCCCACCGCCACCGACGTGGAAGAAGGGCTCGCGCGCGCCGAGGCCTGGGGCCGGCCGCCCGCGGAGCGGCGCCCGCGGCTGCTCGACTTCGCCCGGATGATCCCCACCGGCGCGCTGCCCAGCCCGCGGCACTACGCGCGCGCCGCGGTGTTCCTCGCCTCCGACGACGCGGAGATGATCACCGGCATGGATCTCCGGGTGGACGCCGGGGCCATCGCGAAGTACTGGCCGTGGGTGCCGAGCGCCTGA
- a CDS encoding trehalose-6-phosphate synthase — translation MRITARLVFALCLAVVVVVGGFTALQIREERAGLERDLQRRAALLAEGLKEAVGPVLGVGGRSTAPVERILKRFGRPNQLVAVYDQIANPIAVVPDDARPRVAALPEVIESLSTSSVRQGFRVLDGRAVFVYATPLDRSERTIGALAVVLDASSLAQAERTLWWHNALRVLVLALVLSGITVLLLRLSVTQPMARMAEWTKALKAGRAGPPPEIADAGLFGPLALEVSGLARRLHRAQEAAEQEAALRLRGETMWTEERLKQFVNLQVGGPFFVVSNREPVSHVHKDGKIVPQTPASGLVTAMEPILRACGGVWVAHGSGSADRESSDERGRLGVPADDPRYTLRRVWLTPEEEQGYYYSFANEGLWPLCHIVHTRPQFRPEDWEHYKNVNRKFALALLDEMEGVDTPLVLIQDYHFAMLPAYVKEARPDARVAIFWHIPWPNFEAFGICPWQPEILQGMLGADLIGFHTQYHCNNFLETVERAIECRVDWERFTVTRGQRVTQVKPFPISVATEPPDVPPTTRAQVLAGLGLSSIELLGVGVERVDYTKGLVERFRALERFFDRYPEYRERVTFVQVASPSRSLIKRYQDLQREVRDTVMEINTRLATKSWRPILYLDRHHDHSEIVPLYRHADFCMVTSLHDGMNLVAKEFVATREDERGVLILSRFTGAARELTDALVVNPYDLDELAESIRTAVGMPPEEQRIRMVRMRQTVRERNIYWWAGRLLRELSRIPEEALGKLP, via the coding sequence ATGAGAATCACCGCGCGCCTCGTCTTCGCCCTCTGCCTCGCGGTGGTCGTCGTGGTCGGCGGCTTCACGGCCCTGCAGATCCGCGAGGAGCGCGCCGGTCTCGAGCGCGATCTCCAGCGGCGCGCGGCGCTGCTCGCCGAGGGCCTCAAGGAGGCGGTGGGGCCGGTGCTGGGCGTCGGTGGACGCTCCACCGCGCCCGTCGAGCGCATCCTCAAGCGCTTCGGCCGCCCCAATCAGCTCGTGGCCGTCTACGACCAGATCGCGAATCCCATCGCCGTGGTGCCGGATGACGCGCGGCCGCGGGTGGCCGCGCTCCCCGAAGTCATCGAGTCGCTTTCGACCAGCTCGGTGCGACAGGGCTTCCGCGTGCTCGACGGGCGCGCGGTGTTCGTCTACGCGACGCCGCTCGATCGGAGCGAGCGGACGATCGGCGCCCTCGCGGTGGTCCTCGACGCCTCGAGCCTCGCCCAGGCGGAGAGGACGCTCTGGTGGCACAACGCCCTCCGCGTGCTCGTGCTCGCCCTCGTGCTGTCCGGCATCACCGTCCTGCTGCTGCGTCTCTCCGTGACGCAGCCGATGGCCCGCATGGCGGAGTGGACCAAGGCGCTCAAGGCGGGGCGCGCCGGCCCCCCGCCCGAGATCGCCGACGCGGGTCTCTTCGGGCCGCTCGCCCTCGAGGTGTCCGGGCTCGCGCGACGCCTCCACCGGGCGCAGGAGGCGGCCGAGCAGGAGGCCGCGCTCCGCCTGCGGGGCGAGACGATGTGGACGGAGGAGCGGCTGAAGCAGTTCGTGAACCTCCAGGTCGGCGGTCCCTTCTTCGTCGTGTCGAACCGGGAGCCGGTGAGCCACGTCCACAAGGACGGAAAGATCGTCCCGCAGACGCCGGCGAGCGGCCTCGTCACCGCCATGGAGCCAATCCTCCGCGCGTGCGGGGGCGTGTGGGTGGCGCATGGCAGCGGCTCCGCCGACCGCGAGTCCTCGGACGAGCGCGGCCGCCTCGGCGTGCCGGCGGACGATCCGCGCTACACGCTCCGGCGCGTCTGGCTGACACCGGAGGAGGAGCAGGGGTACTACTACAGCTTCGCCAACGAGGGGCTTTGGCCGCTGTGCCACATCGTGCACACGCGCCCGCAGTTCCGCCCGGAGGACTGGGAGCACTACAAGAACGTCAACCGGAAGTTCGCGCTCGCCCTGCTGGACGAGATGGAAGGCGTGGACACGCCGCTGGTCCTGATCCAGGACTATCACTTCGCGATGCTGCCCGCCTATGTGAAGGAGGCGCGGCCGGACGCGCGCGTGGCGATCTTCTGGCACATTCCGTGGCCGAACTTCGAGGCGTTCGGCATCTGCCCGTGGCAGCCCGAGATCCTGCAGGGGATGCTCGGCGCGGATCTCATCGGATTCCACACCCAGTACCACTGCAACAACTTCCTGGAAACGGTGGAGCGCGCCATCGAGTGCCGGGTGGACTGGGAGCGCTTCACGGTGACGCGCGGCCAGCGGGTCACCCAGGTGAAGCCGTTTCCCATCAGCGTCGCCACCGAGCCGCCCGACGTGCCGCCCACCACGCGCGCCCAGGTGCTCGCGGGGCTGGGGCTCTCGTCGATCGAGCTGCTGGGCGTGGGCGTCGAGCGCGTGGACTACACCAAGGGCCTCGTGGAGCGCTTCCGGGCCCTCGAGCGCTTCTTCGACCGTTATCCCGAGTACCGGGAGCGCGTCACGTTCGTCCAGGTCGCCTCCCCGAGCCGCAGCCTCATCAAGCGCTATCAGGACCTCCAGCGGGAAGTGCGCGACACCGTGATGGAGATCAACACCCGGCTCGCCACCAAGAGCTGGCGGCCGATCCTCTACCTCGACCGGCACCATGATCACTCCGAGATCGTGCCGCTCTACCGGCATGCGGACTTCTGCATGGTGACCTCGCTCCACGACGGCATGAATCTCGTCGCCAAGGAGTTCGTGGCCACGCGCGAGGACGAGCGCGGCGTGCTGATCCTGAGCCGCTTCACCGGCGCCGCCCGCGAGCTGACCGACGCGCTCGTGGTGAACCCCTACGATCTGGACGAGCTGGCGGAGAGCATTCGCACTGCCGTTGGCATGCCCCCCGAGGAGCAGCGCATCCGGATGGTGCGCATGCGCCAGACGGTGCGCGAGCGGAACATCTACTGGTGGGCGGGGCGGCTCCTGCGCGAGCTGTCGCGCATCCCGGAAGAAGCGCTGGGCAAGCTGCCGTAG
- a CDS encoding DUF3810 family protein: MNGEGLDTRGRWRYSSFVRRPPDEEIRIANRATYWPVAPMDLLIATPLVARALFGVTPLGRAVKVAALGLYLGSALRDWRDRRRIRRVAFLQEFGADGRHLMPMPREGREAEVAALAERLNDGLVLARPSRRELAIEVEQRLADYIASITGQRVRSSAEVRSFGLVSLAFPSALGACDILTGDVALFRDAGFFEPHIIAHEFSHRKGYWKELDAQVLAYLALVESGEPRLVQSALLERLYRNLRVLAHGDEAAFDRLATRAALRPELAATLRRLRPPSHLVGRGLDAGVRRVYDARMRVTGQNGLSDYDLGFTNFLYTFETSRIARQAPPAIALHAASRA, encoded by the coding sequence GTGAACGGGGAAGGCCTTGACACGCGCGGGCGGTGGCGCTATTCGTCCTTCGTGCGCCGCCCGCCCGACGAAGAGATCCGCATCGCGAACCGTGCCACCTATTGGCCGGTAGCGCCGATGGACCTGCTGATCGCCACCCCCCTGGTGGCGCGCGCGCTGTTCGGGGTCACCCCCCTCGGCCGTGCGGTGAAGGTCGCCGCGCTCGGGCTCTACCTCGGCAGCGCGCTGCGCGACTGGCGCGATCGGCGGCGGATCCGGCGGGTCGCCTTCCTGCAGGAGTTCGGCGCCGACGGCCGGCATCTCATGCCGATGCCGCGCGAAGGGCGGGAGGCCGAGGTCGCTGCGCTCGCCGAGCGGCTGAACGACGGGCTGGTGCTGGCGCGCCCCTCGCGGCGCGAGCTCGCCATCGAGGTGGAGCAGCGCCTCGCCGACTACATCGCGAGCATCACCGGCCAGCGCGTGCGGAGCAGCGCGGAGGTGCGGAGCTTCGGGCTCGTGAGCCTGGCGTTTCCGTCCGCGCTGGGCGCGTGCGACATCCTCACCGGCGATGTGGCTCTCTTCCGGGATGCCGGCTTCTTCGAGCCGCACATCATCGCCCACGAGTTCAGCCACCGGAAGGGCTACTGGAAGGAGCTCGACGCCCAGGTGCTCGCCTACTTGGCGCTCGTCGAGTCCGGCGAGCCGCGCCTGGTGCAGTCCGCGCTACTCGAGCGGCTGTACCGGAATCTCCGCGTGCTCGCCCACGGCGATGAGGCGGCCTTCGACCGCCTCGCCACCCGCGCCGCGCTCCGCCCCGAGCTGGCGGCCACGCTGCGGCGCCTGCGTCCGCCGTCCCATCTCGTGGGGCGCGGGCTCGACGCCGGGGTGCGCCGTGTGTACGACGCGCGCATGCGGGTGACGGGCCAGAACGGGCTCTCCGACTACGATCTCGGCTTCACCAACTTCCTCTACACGTTCGAGACGAGTCGGATCGCCCGTCAGGCCCCGCCGGCGATCGCGCTGCACGCCGCGTCGCGAGCCTGA
- a CDS encoding extracellular solute-binding protein has protein sequence MISRRRFLGGLAAGGAAAALGPAGRAHAQSADWASVVAAAKKEAKVVVNTFPGDGYKRALKAFATAYPEVKVEHTSLHSQDFAPRIVQERQANLFTWDVALIPTSTALQVLRPAGVWDPVRPAILLPEVKDGWEGGFERGFGLVKDRALCYGFVAVRGGGVTINTDMVKESEVRGLKDLLDPRWKGKLLLPDVRVMGDTFWPMTAARLSMGDDIIKKLFVDQEPVLSRDNRQVAEFMVRGRYPIALGVNPQILATYQKQGLAKNLKLLHLNEMSTQSSSSSTIWLVNRAPHPAAAKVFINWLLTKDAQVVWAKEVETNSRRSGIEPGHPLYVVPPDAKFMQIDAEENLPEVVKTQDIAKTVMK, from the coding sequence ATGATCAGCCGCCGGCGGTTCCTCGGCGGGCTGGCCGCGGGCGGCGCCGCGGCGGCGCTCGGTCCCGCGGGACGCGCGCACGCGCAGTCGGCGGACTGGGCGTCGGTGGTGGCGGCGGCGAAGAAGGAGGCCAAGGTCGTCGTCAACACCTTCCCCGGCGACGGCTACAAGCGGGCGCTCAAGGCCTTCGCCACCGCCTATCCCGAGGTCAAGGTCGAGCACACGAGCCTGCACTCGCAGGACTTCGCCCCCCGCATCGTCCAGGAGCGCCAGGCCAATCTCTTCACGTGGGACGTGGCGCTGATTCCCACCAGCACCGCGCTGCAGGTGCTGCGGCCCGCCGGTGTGTGGGATCCGGTGCGCCCGGCCATCCTCCTGCCCGAGGTGAAGGACGGCTGGGAAGGCGGCTTCGAGCGCGGCTTCGGCCTCGTGAAGGACCGCGCGCTCTGCTACGGCTTCGTCGCGGTGCGGGGCGGCGGCGTCACCATCAACACCGACATGGTGAAGGAGAGCGAGGTCCGCGGCCTCAAGGATCTCCTCGACCCCCGGTGGAAGGGCAAGCTCCTGCTGCCCGACGTGCGCGTGATGGGCGACACCTTCTGGCCGATGACCGCCGCCCGCCTCAGCATGGGCGACGACATCATCAAGAAGCTCTTCGTGGACCAGGAGCCGGTGCTGAGCCGCGACAACCGCCAGGTGGCGGAGTTCATGGTGCGCGGCCGCTATCCCATCGCGCTCGGCGTGAACCCGCAGATCCTCGCCACCTACCAGAAGCAGGGGCTCGCCAAGAACCTGAAGCTCCTGCACCTGAACGAGATGTCCACGCAGAGCTCGAGCTCCAGCACGATCTGGCTCGTGAACCGCGCCCCCCACCCCGCCGCGGCGAAGGTGTTCATCAACTGGCTCCTCACCAAGGATGCGCAGGTCGTGTGGGCCAAGGAAGTGGAGACGAACAGCCGGCGCAGCGGCATCGAGCCGGGTCACCCGCTGTACGTGGTGCCGCCGGACGCCAAGTTCATGCAGATCGACGCCGAGGAGAACCTGCCCGAGGTCGTGAAGACGCAGGACATCGCCAAGACCGTCATGAAGTAG
- a CDS encoding ABC transporter ATP-binding protein produces the protein MFAPHVAVDRATLDVRRGEVFTLLGPSGCGKTTTLRLVAGLERPDGGEIMLRGRVVASVPRRVFVPPNRRNLGMVFQSYAIWPHMSVFDNVAYPLTLRGLGRAEVRERVARVLDLVGLSGTEARAATLLSGGQMQRLALCRALVYEPDLLLLDEPFSNLDAKLREQMRHELRLLQRRLGITVLFVTHDQIEALSLSDRIAVMQRGRVEQVGPPRSLYEAPASAFVRDFVGSTVILRGRVSGQTPGRLTVALDGALRGRHVAGRSMAAIAVATGAEVHVAIRPEDIEVDVVRPESEPLPGTIDTLLFVGDRYEARVSLGAEQRIVLLLPRTREWKEGQAVSLGLPPDTVSVWPA, from the coding sequence GTGTTCGCGCCGCACGTGGCGGTGGACCGCGCCACGCTCGATGTCCGGCGCGGCGAGGTGTTCACGCTCCTGGGGCCCAGTGGCTGCGGCAAGACGACCACGCTACGCCTGGTGGCCGGCCTCGAGCGCCCCGACGGCGGCGAGATCATGCTTCGCGGCCGAGTCGTGGCCTCGGTCCCGCGGCGGGTCTTCGTGCCGCCGAACCGCCGCAACCTCGGCATGGTGTTCCAGTCGTACGCGATCTGGCCCCACATGAGCGTGTTCGACAACGTCGCCTACCCCCTGACCTTGCGGGGGCTCGGGCGGGCCGAGGTGCGTGAGCGGGTCGCGCGAGTCCTGGATCTGGTGGGGCTCAGCGGCACCGAGGCGCGGGCGGCCACGCTCCTGAGCGGCGGGCAGATGCAGCGCCTCGCCCTCTGCCGCGCCCTCGTCTACGAGCCCGACCTCCTACTGCTCGACGAGCCCTTCAGCAATCTCGACGCGAAGCTCCGCGAGCAGATGCGTCACGAGCTGCGCCTGCTCCAACGGCGGCTCGGCATCACCGTGCTCTTCGTCACCCACGACCAGATCGAGGCGCTGAGCCTCTCCGACCGTATCGCGGTGATGCAGCGCGGTCGGGTGGAGCAGGTGGGGCCGCCGCGCAGCCTCTACGAAGCGCCCGCCTCGGCCTTCGTGCGCGACTTCGTGGGCTCGACGGTGATCCTGCGCGGCCGGGTGAGCGGGCAGACGCCGGGCCGGCTGACCGTGGCGCTGGACGGCGCGCTCCGGGGACGCCACGTCGCCGGCCGCTCCATGGCGGCCATCGCGGTGGCGACGGGCGCGGAGGTGCACGTGGCTATCCGGCCCGAGGACATCGAGGTCGACGTCGTCCGGCCGGAGAGCGAGCCGCTGCCCGGCACCATCGATACCCTTCTCTTCGTGGGCGACCGCTACGAGGCGCGGGTGAGCCTGGGTGCGGAGCAGCGGATCGTGCTCCTGCTGCCCCGCACGCGCGAGTGGAAGGAGGGGCAGGCGGTGTCGCTCGGGCTCCCGCCCGATACGGTGAGCGTGTGGCCGGCGTAG
- a CDS encoding iron ABC transporter permease yields MAGVVVPGTARPAWRIDTGALACSGVLALVAFGVVYPVLLVVLQSFQTALPGQPARLGLDGWRAALGEPALRSSLWNTLTVTVARQLITLPLAVFVAWLLARTDLPGRRGIEFAFWAAFFLPPLTVTLSWILLLDPEYGLVNAALATVPVVGARLGKGPFDIYSFWGIVWIHVITGSLTVKVILLTPAFRKMNAAFEEASRVAGAGTLRTALRITVPVMAPVILSVLLLGTMVSLQTFEVEQVLGTPFRFFVFSTTIYDLLVTRVPRYDAATALAVLVLAATLPLIVAQQWAMRGRRYTTVTGQFQSRVHALGAWRWPALAFALALVAIVLGVPVVFALLGTFMKLFGFFNVPEPWTLDNWRTVLSDDLFASSLRNTVILALGTAVAAVLLHSLIAYIAVRTRYAGRRLLDFISWLPFTVPGVILGLALLWLFLGTPFLRPLYGTTAALIVAGLISGMPLGVQIIKSGLMQLGGELEEASRIAGASWWTTYRRIVLRLMAPTLMAVGMITFVGAARNIANVALLSTTANRPLAILQLDYIAQKKLEEAVVIASIIMLISLAGALVAYVLGVRGNVG; encoded by the coding sequence GTGGCCGGCGTAGTCGTCCCCGGCACCGCCCGCCCCGCGTGGCGAATCGACACCGGTGCCCTCGCCTGCAGCGGCGTGCTCGCCCTCGTGGCGTTCGGGGTGGTGTACCCGGTGCTGCTCGTGGTGCTCCAGAGCTTCCAGACCGCGCTGCCCGGCCAGCCTGCGCGCCTCGGCCTCGACGGCTGGCGTGCCGCGCTGGGCGAGCCCGCCCTGCGGAGCTCGCTGTGGAACACGCTGACGGTCACGGTGGCGCGGCAGCTCATCACGCTCCCGCTCGCGGTCTTCGTGGCCTGGCTGCTCGCGCGGACGGATCTGCCGGGCCGGCGCGGGATCGAGTTCGCTTTCTGGGCGGCCTTCTTCCTGCCGCCCCTGACGGTGACGCTGTCCTGGATCCTCCTACTCGACCCGGAGTACGGCCTCGTCAACGCCGCGCTGGCCACGGTGCCCGTGGTGGGCGCGCGGCTCGGCAAGGGCCCGTTCGACATCTATTCCTTCTGGGGCATCGTCTGGATCCACGTCATCACGGGCTCGCTCACCGTGAAGGTGATCCTGCTCACGCCGGCCTTCCGGAAGATGAACGCGGCGTTCGAGGAGGCGTCACGGGTGGCGGGGGCGGGCACGCTCCGCACCGCGCTGCGCATCACGGTGCCGGTGATGGCGCCGGTGATCCTCTCCGTGCTGCTGCTGGGCACCATGGTGTCGCTCCAGACCTTCGAGGTGGAGCAGGTGCTGGGCACGCCCTTCCGCTTCTTCGTCTTCAGCACCACGATCTACGACCTCCTGGTGACGCGCGTGCCCCGCTACGACGCGGCCACCGCCCTGGCGGTGCTCGTGCTCGCCGCCACGCTGCCGCTCATCGTGGCCCAGCAATGGGCGATGCGGGGCCGGCGCTACACGACGGTGACCGGCCAGTTCCAGAGCCGGGTGCACGCGCTGGGGGCGTGGCGGTGGCCCGCCCTTGCCTTCGCGCTCGCCCTGGTGGCGATCGTCCTGGGCGTGCCGGTGGTGTTCGCCCTGCTCGGCACCTTCATGAAGCTCTTCGGCTTCTTCAACGTGCCCGAGCCCTGGACGCTCGACAACTGGCGCACCGTGCTGAGCGACGACCTCTTCGCCAGCTCGCTCCGCAACACCGTGATCCTCGCCCTGGGCACTGCGGTGGCGGCCGTCCTGCTCCACTCGCTGATCGCCTACATCGCGGTGCGCACGCGCTACGCGGGCCGCCGGCTCCTCGACTTCATCTCGTGGCTGCCCTTCACGGTGCCCGGGGTCATCCTGGGCCTGGCGCTGCTCTGGCTGTTTCTCGGCACGCCGTTCCTGCGGCCGCTCTACGGCACCACCGCGGCGCTGATCGTGGCCGGGCTCATCTCGGGGATGCCGCTGGGCGTGCAGATCATCAAGAGCGGGCTCATGCAGCTCGGCGGCGAGCTGGAGGAGGCCTCGCGCATCGCCGGAGCCTCGTGGTGGACGACGTACCGCCGCATCGTTCTCCGCCTCATGGCGCCGACTCTGATGGCGGTGGGCATGATCACGTTCGTCGGCGCGGCGCGGAACATCGCGAATGTCGCGCTCCTCAGCACCACCGCCAACCGCCCCCTCGCCATCCTCCAGCTCGACTACATCGCGCAGAAGAAGCTCGAGGAAGCAGTGGTCATCGCCAGCATCATCATGCTGATCTCGCTGGCCGGCGCGCTCGTCGCCTACGTCCTGGGCGTGCGCGGCAACGTCGGCTGA